In the Danio rerio strain Tuebingen ecotype United States chromosome 8, GRCz12tu, whole genome shotgun sequence genome, one interval contains:
- the LOC137489725 gene encoding uncharacterized protein isoform X2, whose translation MEALELELEEVESQIRALVVRRSRLRERLLAVPNAKAVSSPKVRGNYNHIIPSTSTPLPSLSRPSAPGARLSQASFTPTPGYHGAWVQPRKVLPRSRGRTSPPVFEISTENRFSPLRESGPDVAIIGDSIVRHVRTASSKGNKVRTFCFPGARVKNISTQIPTILGAAESPGAVVLHVGTNDTGLRQSEILKKDFRSLIETVRRTSPATQIIVSGPLPTYRRGNERFSRLLALNEWLITWCKEQKLLFANNWNLFWERPRLFRPDGLHPSRAGAELLSDNISRLLRTI comes from the coding sequence atggaggcgttggagctggagctggaagaagtggagtcccagatccgcgCGCTGGTGGTAAGACGGTCGCGGCTACGGGAACGGCTTCTCGCcgtacctaatgctaaggccgtctcatcacctaaggtacgtggaaattacaaccacatcattccctctacctcaaccccgcttccttctctgtccaggcccagcgcacccggggcgcggctcagccaggcgtcgttcacgccgacacccggctaccacggcgcctgggtgcagccgcgcaaggtgcttcccagatcccggggcagaacgtctccgcctgtgttcgagatctccacggagaaccgcttctcccctctccgcgagtcgggtcccgatgtggccatcatcggtgactcgatcgttcgtcacgtccgtaccgcctcctcaaaaggtaataaagtacgtactttctgctttcctggtgcccgtgtgaaaaatatttctacacagattccaaccatcctgggcgctgccgagagccctggtgccgttgtcctccacgtggggacaaacgacaccgggctccggcagtcggaaatcctgaagaaggacttcaggagcctgatcgagacggttcgacgcacctcgcccgccacgcagatcatcgtttctgggccgcttcctacctaccgccgaggaaatgaaaggttcagtagacttttagctttgaatgaatggctaataacatggtgtaaagaacagaaattgctctttgctaataactggaatcttttctgggagcgtcctaggctcttccgtcctgacggcctgcaccccagtcgagccggagctgaactcctgtcggacaacatctccagactacttcgcaccatctga
- the LOC137489725 gene encoding uncharacterized protein isoform X1 codes for MSLPSLSLCAGEASMEALELELEEVESQIRALVVRRSRLRERLLAVPNAKAVSSPKVRGNYNHIIPSTSTPLPSLSRPSAPGARLSQASFTPTPGYHGAWVQPRKVLPRSRGRTSPPVFEISTENRFSPLRESGPDVAIIGDSIVRHVRTASSKGNKVRTFCFPGARVKNISTQIPTILGAAESPGAVVLHVGTNDTGLRQSEILKKDFRSLIETVRRTSPATQIIVSGPLPTYRRGNERFSRLLALNEWLITWCKEQKLLFANNWNLFWERPRLFRPDGLHPSRAGAELLSDNISRLLRTI; via the coding sequence atgtcgcttccgtctctgtccttgtgtgcaggagaagcatcgatggaggcgttggagctggagctggaagaagtggagtcccagatccgcgCGCTGGTGGTAAGACGGTCGCGGCTACGGGAACGGCTTCTCGCcgtacctaatgctaaggccgtctcatcacctaaggtacgtggaaattacaaccacatcattccctctacctcaaccccgcttccttctctgtccaggcccagcgcacccggggcgcggctcagccaggcgtcgttcacgccgacacccggctaccacggcgcctgggtgcagccgcgcaaggtgcttcccagatcccggggcagaacgtctccgcctgtgttcgagatctccacggagaaccgcttctcccctctccgcgagtcgggtcccgatgtggccatcatcggtgactcgatcgttcgtcacgtccgtaccgcctcctcaaaaggtaataaagtacgtactttctgctttcctggtgcccgtgtgaaaaatatttctacacagattccaaccatcctgggcgctgccgagagccctggtgccgttgtcctccacgtggggacaaacgacaccgggctccggcagtcggaaatcctgaagaaggacttcaggagcctgatcgagacggttcgacgcacctcgcccgccacgcagatcatcgtttctgggccgcttcctacctaccgccgaggaaatgaaaggttcagtagacttttagctttgaatgaatggctaataacatggtgtaaagaacagaaattgctctttgctaataactggaatcttttctgggagcgtcctaggctcttccgtcctgacggcctgcaccccagtcgagccggagctgaactcctgtcggacaacatctccagactacttcgcaccatctga